Below is a window of Solanum stenotomum isolate F172 chromosome 7, ASM1918654v1, whole genome shotgun sequence DNA.
TGACTTCAACCAAGTTCGCAGGGTTTTTGTTCAAGCGATTTTTTGTTGCTTGtctgattttttttcataccaATCCATCTATACTGTGTGTGCTCGTGCTTGATCGTTTTTGTCAAGGTTTATTGTTTTAGCCTTTGATCTGGATATCAAATAATCTGAAGTACTCTTCTATAGGATAGGAATATTCGTGAAGTGCTGATGAGGGCTGAGAGATCATTAAAATTGAGTCAACGGAAGGATTGGTATAAGATATTGGGAGTGTCAAAGACATCATCTGTATCAGAGATCAAAAAGGCATACAAAAAGCTTGCTCTGCAATGGCATCCTGACAAGAACGTTGACAACAGAGAAGAAGCAGAAGATAAGTTTCGTGAAATAGCAGCTGCATATGaggtttgtttttgttttcttttccatCATTTTTCGGTGGAGCTGTTGAGTTCTATTTTGGTTTTGCAATCGTCTCAAGTATTTGGCTGCTACAGCAAAATGCTGTGAtagaaaacatataatataacataacatgAAAGATCAGTAGCACATAAAACATAGTTGTTATAGTGAAATATTGTTTTAGAGGATATGACTGTTAAAGAAAATTCTGACTGTATTTGTCTGAATGTTATGTATCTCTTAACAGGTTCTCGGGGATGAGGAAAAACGTACACGATATGACCAAGGGGAAGACATTGAAGACATGGGTTCAGGGATGGGTGGTGGAGGATTCAACCCATTTGGTGGAGGATTTGGCGGAGGAGGGCAGCAGTACACATTCCACTTTGAAGGAGGATTTCCAGGTGGAGGCGGGGGAGGAGGATTTGGCGGATTCCATTTTTGACCTCCATGGCGTTCGTTTGTACTCCTCTCATGGTTGCTGCAAGGGATGCATAGCATAAAGTACAGTAGGCTCTTCTTATACTCATTCCCAAGAAGTTTTTGCTTTGCAGATaccattttttttctcccttttttagCCGTAGCTTTAAGGAGAATTACTTGGATCAATTGAACAGGTCCATTTTGTAACTTGCTAACTGATGTAGTTACATTCTCAAATAGTGTTATTCTGAAACCAAGTTAAATGATTCGAAATAGTGTTATAATTTTAGGATGATGTACTATTATGTGTCAAACTTATGGGTATTCTTtcgataatttttaaaacttatggatTTAAGTCATGTTTcatgttttttcaaaaagtatttAGCCATGTTTTATGTTTTCCCGAAAGCATGTTTCATgttttttccaaaaaagaaaaagaaaaaaaggaggtGACATGTTTTCAAAAACTAtggtcaaatatattttgaaacttCAATTCAAACTTCACTTACGTTTAATTTTTCAAGAGTATTTAAATATCTATGGTTAGACACGAAGTTATATCCTATAGTGAATCGATAAGAAAGTATTATTGACAATATTGTTTTATACAATAGTGTATAAAGTTGCAAAAGATTGTGATAATATTAACTCTATGTCTCATAAAACATGATGACGtaatgataaatttatattGACGTAAAGCTTATTCAACATGCAGTTCAAACAATTATAAGATGCCGCAATCTATATAATTTACTTGAGGAAAAGGCTTTCAAATACTTAAAACATATACATATTTTAGAAATTTGCGCATAATCcttaaatgaaataaatcaaACAAGATGAATATGATTTAATCATCTTAATAAATATTCATTAACAAAGACTATAAGTTGATAATTTGAGTATTATAGAAGTGCTAAATTTTGTAGCAATATAAAATGTACCTAAAAAggaataattttctaaaaaaaaaagtatatttgcCTAGTACTTATGGACAAGTTGCACAACAAGAAATTACTTGTAAAAAGATTTGATCTTTAGTACCTCTACTTTATCAGTGACAAAGGTCAATGCCCTTTGTTGAAGCtttccatccatggagtccaAACCAGAAAAACTTCACCTTTTTCTGCTTATCTTGTTATTCACCAGTCTCTATTCCTCATCAGCAGCAGCAGTAACTCTGCAATCTTCTTTTCCAAAAGAAGCCTTGCCAACAAAATCTGGGTACTTAACAGTTAACTCAACAACTAGTTCAGCCATTTTTTACACTTACTATGAAGCCCAGAAACCAAGAATGAATCTTTCTGAAACCCCAATTATCATTTGGCTTCAAGGTGGTCCTGGATGTTCTTCCATGCTTGGAAACTTTTATGAACTTGGCCCTTTTCGTGTTTCGTCTTCTCTGAGGCAAAACGTCGAACACCTTTCGCTCGAACCTAACCCTGGTTCTTGGAATCGTGTATTTGGGGTACTTTTTCTTGATAATCCTATTGGAACTGGATTTAGTATTGCTTCAAGTCCAGAAGAGATACCAAGAAACCAACATGATGTTGCTAAACATCTTTTTATTGCTACAAGGAAGTTTGTTGCATTAGATAAGTTATTTGAAAATCGACCAATTTATCTTACTGGTGAAAGTTATGCTGGAAAATATGTACCTGGATTTGGGTACTATACACTAAAAAAGAATAAGGGTTTGCCTAAATCGCGACGGTTGAATTTAGCTGGGGTTGCTATTGGGAATGGACTGACGGATCCGGAAGCTCAAGTGGGCACTCATGCTGTAAATGCTTACTATTCTGGATTGATCAATGAGAAGCAAAAGATACAATTGGAGAAACTTCAGAAGGAAGCAATTACACTTACGGAAAATGGCAATTGGAGCGAGGCAACGAGTGCTAGATCACGGGTGTTGAATACGTTGAGTAATATGACAGGGCTTGCGACTTTATATGATTTTAGAAAGCTAAAACCTTATGAAGATGAATTGGTGGCTAAATTTTTAAGCAATGTACAGATTAAGAGGGCTCTAAATGCAAGAGAATCGATAGTTTTCGATATATGCAGTGATTTAGTAGGCAAAGTGTTGCACGAGGACGTGATGAAAAGTGTGAGGTACATGGTGGAGTTCTTGGTTAAGAATACTAAGGTGTTGTTATACCAGGGGCAGTGTGATTTGAGAGATGGAGTGGTGTCAACTGAGGCATGGATGGAGAAGATGAAGTGGGAGGGAATTGGAAAGTTTTTGGAGGCGGAGCGGTATGTTTGGAGAGTGAATGACGAGCTTGCTGGATATATGCAGAAGTGGGAGAATTTGACCCATGTTGTGGTAATGAACGCAGGGCATCTTGTGCCTACCGACCAGGCAGTGAATTCTCAGGCGATGATCGAAGGTTGGGTATTGGAAAAGGGATTGTTCGCCACAAGGCTCAAGCAAAAGCCAAACCATATGGGTAAATCACTTTGAGTTCTTTGTGGCATGTGCTACTATTGTGTTAGTTGTACTATGACTTCctaaaaaattgagttttatgTTGTTATATCATATCCTTACACATTTGAAATGTcttaaatagaaataaaaggTAAAACTTTCTGATAAATGTTTGGAGTGCATTTCGCTATCAGTAATTTCTCTTGCTCCCCATGCTGATTCATCCTCGATATCTTCTTGTTTTCCGGGAATGAAAAACTAAAATGCTGCATCCTAACAATTCAGATGCACTGCAGTTACAGGTACTTGTTCCATAGGATAGATttgattttaagaaaaatagtaaATTGTGGAAGTTTGTGATATTAAATATGCCCCTGGTGAAGCTTTGTGATAAATGTCACCCAAAAGTCAAcatagaaaagaaaaacaactcCTGATTCACCAAGTTAGCATGTTTTTTTGCTCAAGTGATTTACTGTTGCTTGTTTGCATATGAATCCAAATATCGATCTATATCTGTGAATCTCTCTAGAGGTTTATCTTTTTTGCCTTAATCGGGATATCAAACAATCTGAAGTACACATCTATAGAGTATGAATATTTGTCTATGTTGTTGGGACCCTTCAAAATCCCTGTCGCACCCATGTCATCCAACATTATTTGTGTGGGTGTTGGATCCACACCGAATTTGGTTAACTTACCTTGGGTGCTTTAACTACATATATGACCAAGAAGTATGGATTGATTTGGGTATTTGATTGGCTTTTTTGGGTTATGTCATGTGTATCGGTTGTATTAAGTATGAGGAACATGTTTTGCTGTTAATGAGATATCTTGTGTGATGTAGTTTGACTCACcggaatttaagaaatatgAGAAGAATTCCAAAACTACCcttaaaattaatgaatttttaaataGAAGAATACATCTTTGTCGATTTTTTTGCCAAATAAGGAAatatgacattctttttggaattgactaaaaaaggaaagggtatcacataaattggataGGGGGATTATTAGTCTTAGTTCAACAactttttaattaatcaaattatataCTTATATATTTCAAAGGGGAGTCTTAGAGCAACCATAAAGTTGTCTATGTGTTAGGTCACGGGGTTCGAGTCATGTAACCAATTATTGATGCttgtatcaaggtaggttgccTTCCTCGGACCTGCGTGAAATGTAAGATGCTTCGTGCATGTCTCTACCCTTTATATACTTATATATGTCATAATATGCATTTATCACCCATATCTATGTATTCACGCATGGATCCATAAACCTGAATCCTAGAATCTATGTGATGAAAAATCCGATCTCTAGATTTTCACCGGAGTCGAAGAAGCAACATAGATATCCGTGAAACACTGATGATGTCTGAGAGATCTTTGAAGTTGAGCCAACCGAAGGGTTGGTACAAGATCTTGGAAGTGTCAAAGACAACATCTGTGGAGAGAGAAGTTCACGTTCCACTTTGAAGGAGGGTTTCCAGGTGgtggagagaagagagaagctAAGTTCATGTTCTTCTGATATTGTTtctacttactttctcatttcTGTACTAGCTTGTTTGAGATAAAGGCGTATTTCTGtggttttgtttgttttatttgctTTTTCCCTGTTTAAACCTTGCTTCATGGAGTAATACTGCATCTAAGATGAGAGAAGACGTTGGCATGACAACTCGATCACATTGTGCATATGGAGGcaaattttttctttgttttgtagTTCTACGTATCGAGTATCAGTAGATCTAAAGTATAACTGTTGGGGATCGATAAACAGGTCCATTTGTAACTGTACGGTGTGGAGCAGATAACTAATGTACTAGCATTACCAAATAGTTCTTCTAATACTGATTCTCTAGTTACTTTCTCATTTGTACACTCACTTGTTTGGGATAAAGGCGTAGTTAATTGAAATTGAATGGTGTATACTGGTTCACATAATCAATTATACGCTAGAGTGAGGTGACAACTAAAATTTGGAGTATAATCCTTTTGTAGCTAGTGCATGATCATCAATGTGCTTCATTTAAGTAACAATGTGCTTAATCTTGTACCATCTTTGTCTAGCAAGACCAGctgaatatttaaaaatcatataaaaatttgattgattccaattgtgtcacataaattgagataacaTATATTGAGCCCTCCCgtgcataaattgagacaaataaGGTAATATATATTGGGTTCGTGTTTGCACGGGTTTTGTATCTTctttataagaaaaagaaaaaggcaaaCCCTAGCATTTGAGAAAGATGGCACAAAACAAGAAGAAGTCGTCTGTATCCTCCAATCGGCATAGAAATTTAGCAAAGATACAGAAGAAGAAATCCATTGTAAATACAAGAAAAACTAATCATTTCAACCAAATTATTATTCAACCAAAAGTGAGTTCTGATTTCTGGGTGCTGTTACTTACTTAGAATTGACTTCAATTGTTATTCCCAATAACTTATTGGATTGTTGTTACTTATTATTTCATATTGTATATTGTACTGTActttattgttttaatgaatacaacGTTTGGATAGATTCTATACTTCTCTGTTATTAGTTATTACATAATGTCATGTCATGCATCAACAATAGAAAAATAGGGAGGGTacacaaaatgagaagaaataaaatattaagctAATAATGTGATTACACCAAATCAGTAGTTACACAATTGTTGGAACTACAATTGTTAAGTGGTATTCTTGCTTGAAAACTTGTTTTGAACTAACTCTAGTTGTTGTAGCTTTTTTTTTAGTACTTCTTCGTTTTGATATACTCCATGTATTCTACTTGTCCTATATAGGTCGTAGGAATTCACTTACCAGAGGAAGTATTGACGGACATCCTCAGCAGGTTACTTGTTTGGTCTCTTCTTAGGTTCAAAtgtgtttcaaaattttggaacTCATTAATCAATGATACTTACTTTAGGATGAAACATTATATTCATTCCAGGAATgaccaaaattcccaaaaaTTTCTTACTACCGAATCATTCTATAATGAGAATGATCTGTATAACTTCTCTACTTCTTTATCGATGGTTCAAGTGGTTGAGGATCAACTAAAGCTTGACTGGCCTTCGAGCTGCAAACCAAAGAATGTCATAATACATTGCTCTTGTGATGGATTGGTTCTTATTCTTGTTTCTTCTAGAGGACTCTATAAATCTTCTGAAAGACTCTATGAGGAACTTTTGTTGTGGAACCCGTCCACAAGAGAATCAATACTACTTTCCCATCTAGACTTTCGAGGGGCATATTATGTATGTGGAATGGGATATGACACAACTAGTAAAGACTATAAGATCCTTGCAATTAACTTGAATGCAGATGATAGTTCAATACTTCGATTGAACTTCTCTGTCTAAAAAGTGGTTCCTGGAGAAGAATTGGTTATCCTACCGGCGTTCAGTGTGTTATGGGTTTGAGGATTGTGGTATGGATTATTTGGCATTTGTACATGGAGCATTTCATTGGCTTGGTAAGTTACACTCAGAATATTATATTACCgtttcatttaatatttcaaatgaGATGTATGAAGAGGTACTGTTATTGGAGCAAATGTATGATCTATGCTCGTGCTACCACTTCATGACCATGGTGTTTCAGTATTGAGAGGAATGCTTTGCTTTTATTCTTCATATCATTATTGGGCGGAGGACAAGGACTGCATTTTTAAGTTGTGGGTAATGAAAGACTATGGTGTCAGGGAATCTTGGACTAACTTTATTAAACTACGAGATACTAATCTTTTTCATTCAATCATACCAAAATATATGTTTGCAGATTGTGAAGTGTTACTACACTGCAAACGTCTCGGATGTATTTGATCTAAATTCACTACATCTAGAGGAC
It encodes the following:
- the LOC125871420 gene encoding serine carboxypeptidase-like 50 gives rise to the protein MESKPEKLHLFLLILLFTSLYSSSAAAVTLQSSFPKEALPTKSGYLTVNSTTSSAIFYTYYEAQKPRMNLSETPIIIWLQGGPGCSSMLGNFYELGPFRVSSSLRQNVEHLSLEPNPGSWNRVFGVLFLDNPIGTGFSIASSPEEIPRNQHDVAKHLFIATRKFVALDKLFENRPIYLTGESYAGKYVPGFGYYTLKKNKGLPKSRRLNLAGVAIGNGLTDPEAQVGTHAVNAYYSGLINEKQKIQLEKLQKEAITLTENGNWSEATSARSRVLNTLSNMTGLATLYDFRKLKPYEDELVAKFLSNVQIKRALNARESIVFDICSDLVGKVLHEDVMKSVRYMVEFLVKNTKVLLYQGQCDLRDGVVSTEAWMEKMKWEGIGKFLEAERYVWRVNDELAGYMQKWENLTHVVVMNAGHLVPTDQAVNSQAMIEGWVLEKGLFATRLKQKPNHMGKSL